Proteins from a single region of Companilactobacillus farciminis KCTC 3681 = DSM 20184:
- a CDS encoding DEAD/DEAH box helicase, which produces MTFVLRDYQNKLISDLKHSMVSGNHNVVVQSPAGSGKTVTMAAIAKSATDKHNNVLFIVHRREIVEQVKQTFKAYGVDMTLCYVGMVQTVTRRLEKLDKPQLILVDECHHALAKSYTRIFDYFKQANVVGFTATPIRLSGQGLSKVFDDLILGPQIDWLIDNNFLAPYEYYSVKLIDDKKLKKNSTGDFSSKSMDSASKNIIYGDVIKTYKRVASNTKTIIYTHNVESSIKVAKEFNDAGFKALQVDGKTPKDKRKQVMDDFRNGKVTILVNAELYGEGVDVPDCQTVIMLRPTESLSLFIQQSMRCMRYRPNKTATIIDHVANYTRFGLPDSEHKWNLEGGKKSKKKANTDSISIRQCSKCFGVFRANLKICPYCGAKYEVKEQEVEVKKDVELQEIKKVMKYNTDYILTKKVSELNTMAELKAYQKAKNYKNGWTYYQAKLKGII; this is translated from the coding sequence ATGACATTTGTTCTTAGAGATTATCAGAATAAACTGATTAGTGATCTTAAACATTCGATGGTGTCTGGAAATCACAACGTTGTCGTTCAATCACCAGCTGGCTCAGGTAAGACAGTAACAATGGCTGCTATTGCTAAGAGTGCTACTGACAAGCACAACAACGTATTATTCATTGTTCATAGGCGAGAAATTGTTGAACAAGTTAAACAGACTTTTAAAGCATACGGAGTTGATATGACTCTTTGCTATGTGGGTATGGTCCAAACGGTAACGAGAAGACTGGAAAAATTAGACAAACCGCAGTTAATTCTTGTTGATGAATGTCACCATGCACTAGCTAAATCATACACTCGAATATTTGATTATTTTAAGCAAGCTAACGTTGTGGGATTCACAGCTACACCTATTAGATTATCCGGACAAGGATTATCAAAAGTGTTTGATGATCTAATACTAGGTCCACAGATTGATTGGTTAATTGATAATAATTTCTTGGCACCTTATGAATATTACTCGGTCAAGCTGATTGATGATAAGAAATTGAAGAAAAATTCAACTGGCGATTTTAGTTCCAAATCTATGGATAGTGCATCCAAGAACATCATCTATGGGGATGTCATTAAAACATATAAGCGAGTCGCTAGTAATACTAAAACTATCATCTATACACACAACGTTGAATCAAGTATCAAGGTCGCAAAGGAATTTAATGATGCTGGTTTTAAAGCATTACAAGTTGATGGTAAGACACCAAAAGATAAACGCAAGCAAGTCATGGATGATTTTAGAAATGGCAAAGTAACAATCCTGGTCAATGCTGAGCTGTACGGTGAAGGTGTGGACGTTCCAGATTGTCAAACAGTAATAATGCTACGTCCTACCGAGTCACTATCGTTATTCATTCAGCAATCAATGCGTTGTATGAGATATCGGCCAAATAAGACAGCAACAATTATTGATCACGTCGCTAATTACACAAGATTTGGATTACCTGATTCAGAGCATAAATGGAATTTGGAAGGCGGCAAGAAATCAAAAAAGAAAGCTAACACAGATTCCATTTCTATACGGCAATGTTCTAAATGCTTTGGGGTTTTTAGAGCCAATTTAAAGATTTGCCCATACTGTGGTGCAAAGTATGAAGTTAAAGAGCAAGAAGTGGAAGTAAAAAAAGATGTTGAACTACAAGAAATAAAGAAAGTAATGAAATATAACACCGATTACATCTTAACTAAAAAAGTGTCAGAGCTTAACACGATGGCCGAGCTTAAGGCCTATCAAAAAGCTAAGAATTATAAGAATGGCTGGACTTATTACCAAGCCAAATTGAAAGGAATTATATAA
- a CDS encoding DUF669 domain-containing protein codes for MKFTADYSKMTESNGNNDPIPKGTYEAKILDVIDGQPTPNGKEKIQVHLEIRDDLDTALPKTNGKQHRRQIWGDIWFKDKKDKYGYMLQPEDCLNLLKAAGYPDGTPFENTAQSLDTLVGGKAVKINIGINEYNGKKQNQIAFWDYYKTDYPMDPNQSKPVDVKESDLPF; via the coding sequence ATGAAATTTACAGCAGACTATTCAAAAATGACAGAATCAAACGGAAATAATGATCCTATTCCAAAGGGAACTTATGAAGCAAAAATATTGGATGTTATTGATGGGCAACCAACTCCTAACGGTAAAGAAAAGATTCAAGTACACTTGGAAATTCGTGATGACTTAGATACCGCATTACCTAAAACGAATGGCAAGCAACATAGACGTCAAATTTGGGGAGATATTTGGTTTAAAGACAAGAAAGATAAATATGGATACATGTTGCAACCTGAAGACTGTTTAAATTTATTAAAAGCAGCTGGTTATCCTGATGGAACACCATTTGAAAATACCGCCCAAAGCCTAGACACGCTAGTAGGTGGCAAAGCAGTAAAGATTAATATTGGAATCAATGAATATAATGGCAAAAAACAAAATCAGATTGCATTTTGGGATTACTACAAAACTGACTATCCTATGGATCCTAACCAATCTAAGCCAGTTGACGTTAAAGAATCAGACCTTCCATTTTAA
- a CDS encoding bifunctional DNA primase/polymerase, which yields MTNLVNYALAYAKKGMSVLPMHNKQPLIKFADKPPLTQEEIKRIWSRYPDAQLALRTINFFVIDIDEHEGGADGFKSINEFSHKNLLILTLSQKTAGGGRQLFYLKRDDIGVRQNIGWLPGVDVKAHPNNYVVVAPSERNSKFYEWENHNPIVTASRELIQLINQRDGSSEYDPSKINLNGKKTLTTDLFETIVNGFGSKGSRNNDLTSFVGGLLFRNVDASVTYQLAMQANENTDEPLPDKEFNRTFESILNKELRRRGANV from the coding sequence ATGACTAATTTAGTCAATTATGCCTTAGCTTATGCAAAAAAAGGTATGAGCGTTTTGCCAATGCACAACAAACAACCGCTTATAAAATTTGCTGACAAACCTCCATTGACTCAAGAAGAAATCAAACGTATATGGAGTAGATATCCCGATGCGCAGTTGGCTTTAAGAACAATTAATTTCTTCGTTATTGATATTGATGAGCATGAAGGAGGGGCAGATGGATTCAAATCTATTAATGAATTTAGTCATAAAAATTTGCTAATCCTGACACTCTCTCAAAAAACAGCAGGAGGCGGACGACAACTATTTTATTTAAAACGTGATGATATCGGTGTTAGGCAAAATATTGGCTGGTTACCAGGCGTTGATGTAAAAGCCCACCCTAACAATTATGTAGTAGTAGCACCATCAGAACGAAATTCAAAGTTCTATGAGTGGGAGAATCATAATCCTATCGTTACAGCTAGTAGAGAGTTAATTCAACTTATTAACCAAAGGGATGGCAGTTCTGAATACGATCCCTCAAAAATAAATTTGAATGGCAAGAAGACATTAACTACTGATTTGTTTGAAACTATCGTAAATGGTTTTGGATCAAAGGGTAGCAGAAATAACGATTTAACTAGTTTTGTGGGTGGTTTGCTGTTCAGAAACGTTGATGCTAGTGTTACTTATCAATTGGCAATGCAAGCTAATGAGAATACAGATGAGCCTTTACCAGATAAAGAATTTAATAGAACGTTTGAGTCGATTTTAAATAAGGAACTCAGAAGAAGGGGGGCAAATGTTTGA
- a CDS encoding VapE domain-containing protein: MSVEEKVKKLQKVQEEEEKVTSFPYPFLLNQYSKPKANSLKNVGLILERDPMLKGTFAFNEFTHEIEIQKDVKQLNIEKGQMKDDYTPALMWYMESKFEVLFPKNLTEMAVINEARSHSYNPVKDYLEDCYSNWDKKPRIADFLPTFLGVEKSDVTTLQTKLFLVGAVTKVFNPKAKFDYVLDLAGGQGAGKTTLLKKLANGWYTDQFSDFKDKDSYVNMLRAWIVNDDEMTATARSSFEDLKKFASAEKLEFRKAYGRHTTNEYKNFVLARTTNQVQYLKDKTGSRRFLPNLVDKSKQTFHPVEYLDQNEVDQVWGEAMDLFRDGFSFNLSAAEEKMLDEHREQFVYIEPFEEQIDKFLESSDVEFITSFDIADQALDISNLATNPKMAKKIKYVMDNKEGWEYKRKTIKGIKRRGYVKVDH; the protein is encoded by the coding sequence TTGAGTGTTGAAGAAAAGGTTAAGAAACTCCAAAAGGTTCAAGAAGAAGAAGAAAAGGTAACATCATTCCCTTATCCATTCCTGCTTAATCAGTACAGTAAGCCTAAAGCAAACAGCTTGAAAAATGTCGGTTTAATTCTTGAACGTGATCCAATGCTTAAAGGCACATTTGCCTTCAATGAATTTACTCATGAAATCGAAATTCAAAAAGACGTTAAACAATTAAATATTGAAAAGGGTCAGATGAAGGACGATTATACACCAGCTTTAATGTGGTACATGGAAAGTAAATTTGAGGTTCTATTTCCTAAGAATTTAACTGAAATGGCAGTTATTAATGAAGCTAGAAGTCATAGCTACAATCCGGTTAAAGATTACTTAGAGGATTGCTACTCAAACTGGGATAAGAAACCACGTATTGCAGATTTTTTACCAACGTTTTTAGGAGTTGAAAAGTCGGACGTTACCACCCTCCAAACTAAGTTATTTTTAGTTGGAGCCGTGACAAAGGTTTTTAATCCTAAAGCTAAATTTGATTATGTTTTAGATTTAGCTGGTGGGCAAGGTGCTGGTAAAACAACCTTACTTAAAAAGTTAGCTAACGGCTGGTATACAGATCAGTTTTCAGATTTTAAAGATAAAGATTCTTACGTAAATATGCTGAGAGCGTGGATTGTTAATGATGATGAAATGACTGCTACAGCAAGGAGTAGTTTTGAGGATTTAAAGAAGTTCGCCAGTGCGGAGAAGCTTGAGTTTCGTAAAGCATACGGTCGACATACTACTAATGAATATAAGAACTTTGTTTTAGCTCGGACTACTAACCAAGTTCAATACCTAAAGGATAAAACAGGTTCACGTAGGTTTTTGCCAAACCTGGTTGATAAGTCAAAGCAAACATTTCATCCAGTAGAATATTTAGATCAGAACGAGGTTGATCAAGTTTGGGGTGAAGCAATGGACTTATTCCGTGATGGATTCAGTTTTAATTTATCAGCAGCAGAAGAAAAAATGCTTGATGAGCATCGAGAACAGTTTGTTTATATCGAACCGTTTGAAGAACAAATTGATAAGTTCTTGGAAAGTTCAGATGTGGAATTCATTACCAGCTTTGATATTGCGGACCAAGCTTTGGATATAAGTAATTTAGCAACTAATCCCAAGATGGCAAAAAAAATCAAATATGTCATGGATAACAAAGAAGGTTGGGAGTACAAAAGAAAGACAATTAAGGGAATAAAGCGACGTGGATACGTAAAAGTGGACCACTAG
- a CDS encoding VRR-NUC domain-containing protein — protein MVHLRSDFIEKQSEHDIQSRIMIEVSKHNCTIFRTNVGMVRMSDGRWFDTGLPKGHPDLYGFKHSNGKVFYIEVKNKTGRAREDQIQFHYMLSNHNIIHGIARSPEDALKIIDEELVGYGFEQ, from the coding sequence GTGGTCCACTTGAGGAGTGATTTTATCGAAAAACAATCAGAACATGATATCCAATCACGAATAATGATTGAGGTAAGTAAGCATAATTGCACCATTTTCCGAACGAATGTGGGAATGGTAAGAATGTCAGATGGAAGATGGTTTGACACAGGGTTGCCCAAAGGTCATCCGGATTTGTATGGATTTAAACATAGTAACGGAAAAGTATTTTATATAGAAGTTAAAAATAAAACTGGACGTGCTCGTGAAGATCAAATTCAATTTCATTACATGCTATCGAACCACAATATTATCCACGGCATAGCACGAAGTCCAGAGGACGCTTTAAAAATAATTGATGAGGAGTTGGTGGGATATGGATTTGAACAGTAA